A single window of Anomaloglossus baeobatrachus isolate aAnoBae1 chromosome 5, aAnoBae1.hap1, whole genome shotgun sequence DNA harbors:
- the LOC142311147 gene encoding uncharacterized protein LOC142311147 isoform X1 has product MLWPSVCTRSSDHTTYAAHSLLVQQQTARTCKCCTEPEVTGKSPDWSISCGSYVITTSSAAPAGPISRGYHGQTPSPESPAFLRMDKSSVTERILNLTLEILYLLTGEDYTPSKKSEEKESITVTSPHSLVREQKILKLANRIIHLLTGEVPIRCQDVTIYFSMEEWEYIEGHKEQYEDIVETHQTHILLEESNSKNTPERCPRPLHDEEDVKKENENTLADYKEGDLNIVLMDIDPENEDELLDRKIKEEKIPIGISMDGVGSNINVGSTSRCEMEDEGVTHNSTNCILANTSSPLTNGSTDSSKHKEHVPEVVKIKVGYRNDYKHTCSECGKCFTKKDKFIIHMRVHTGEKPYSCPECGKRFTQKANLMAHQKTHTGERPFSCTECGKDFTCKSTLVKHWRIHTGEKPFSCSDCGKCFTYKSHLLEHQRIHTGEKPFTCTECGKSFRHKSHVIGHQRVHTGEKPFTCLKCGKCFTQESSLVYHQRIHTGEKPFSCPECGKSFTYKSTLVKHLVIHSGEKPYSCLHCEKSFTQKCILNEHQKNHTGERPFMCSVCGRAFTRKSNMLKHQITHTGEKPYTCAECGNNFTQKASLVKHQKLHPTQNPN; this is encoded by the exons ATGCTGTGGCCCAGCGTCTGCACGCGCTCCTCAGACCACACAACCTATGCAGCACACTCATTACtcgtccagcagcagacagcccgtaCATGCAAGTGCTGTACCGAACCGGAAGTCACAGGCAAGTCACCTGACTGGTCCATATCATGTGGCTCTTACGTCATCACAACTAGCAGTGCTGCTCCAGCTGGACCCATCAGTAG AGGTTACCATGGTCAGACCCCCTCCCCAGAATCTCCAGCATTTCTGAGAATGGACAAGAGTTCTGTGACTGAGAGGATACTAAATCTTACCTTGGAGATCCTCTACCTGTTGACTGGAGAG GATTATACCCCTTCAAAGAAGTCTGAGGAGAAGGAGTCCATCACAGTGACTTCTCCTCACTCATTGGTACGTGAGCAGAAAATCCTCAAACTCGCCAACAGGATCATTcatctgctgactggagag GTTCCTATAAGATGTCAGGATGTCacaatctatttctccatggaagaATGGGAGTACATAGAAGGACACAAGGAACAGTATGAGGACATTGTGGAGACCCACCAGACTCATATTTTATTGG aggagTCTAATAGCAAGAATACTCCAGAGAGATGCCCTAGACCTCTTCATGATGAGGAGGATGTCAAAAAGGAAAATGAGAACACCTTAGCAGATTACAAG GAGGGTGATCTGAATATTGTGCTGATGGATATTGATCCAGAGAATgaagatgaactactagataggaagATTAAGGAAGAAAAAATACCTATTGGAATCAGCATGG ATGGAGTTGGGAGCAACATTAATGTTGGTTCGACTTCACGATGTGAAATGGAAGATGAAGGTGTGACACACAATTCCACGAACTGTATTCTAGCAAACACAAGTTCACCATTGACCAATGGATCTACTGATTCGTCCAAACATAAAGAACATGTTCCTGAGGTTGTTAAAATTAAAGTAGGATACAGGAATGACTATAAGCATACGTGTTctgaatgtggcaaatgttttaccAAAAAAGacaaattcattattcacatgagagtccacactggggagaagccatattcctgtCCTGAGTGTGGAAAACGCTTTACACAAAAAGCCAACCTGATGGCTCACCAGAAGACTCACACAGGTGAAAGGCCATTTTCATGCACAGAGTGTGGCAAAGACTTTACATGTAAATCAACCCTTGTTAAACACTGGAGAatccacacaggtgagaagcctttcTCATGTTCCgattgtggaaaatgttttacctacAAATCCCATCTTTTAgaacaccaaagaattcacacaggtgaaAAGCCATTTACGTGTACTGAGTGTGGCAAATCCTTCAGACACAAGTCCCATGTCATTGGGCACCAGCGAGTCCACACCGGTGAGAAGCCCTTCACTTGCTTAaagtgtggtaaatgttttacacaAGAATCAAGTCTGGTGTATCATCAGAGGATCCACACTGGAGAGAAACCATTTAGCTGCCCTGAATGCGGAAAGTCCTTCACCTATAAATCTACTCTTGTGAAACACCTAGTAATCCATTCTGGAGAAAAACCATATTCTTGTTTGCACTGTGAGAAGAGTTTTACCCAGAAATGCATACTAAACGAGCATCAGAAAAACCACACAGGAGAACGTCCATTTATGTGTTCTGTATGCGGTAGAGCATTTACCCGAAAGTCAAATATGTTGAaacatcagatcacccacacaggggagaagccgtacacttgtgcagaatgtgggaataaCTTCACGCAGAAGGCAAGCCTTGTCAAACACCAGAAGCTTCACCCAACTCAAAACCCAAATTAG
- the LOC142311147 gene encoding uncharacterized protein LOC142311147 isoform X2, with amino-acid sequence MDKSSVTERILNLTLEILYLLTGEDYTPSKKSEEKESITVTSPHSLVREQKILKLANRIIHLLTGEVPIRCQDVTIYFSMEEWEYIEGHKEQYEDIVETHQTHILLEESNSKNTPERCPRPLHDEEDVKKENENTLADYKEGDLNIVLMDIDPENEDELLDRKIKEEKIPIGISMDGVGSNINVGSTSRCEMEDEGVTHNSTNCILANTSSPLTNGSTDSSKHKEHVPEVVKIKVGYRNDYKHTCSECGKCFTKKDKFIIHMRVHTGEKPYSCPECGKRFTQKANLMAHQKTHTGERPFSCTECGKDFTCKSTLVKHWRIHTGEKPFSCSDCGKCFTYKSHLLEHQRIHTGEKPFTCTECGKSFRHKSHVIGHQRVHTGEKPFTCLKCGKCFTQESSLVYHQRIHTGEKPFSCPECGKSFTYKSTLVKHLVIHSGEKPYSCLHCEKSFTQKCILNEHQKNHTGERPFMCSVCGRAFTRKSNMLKHQITHTGEKPYTCAECGNNFTQKASLVKHQKLHPTQNPN; translated from the exons ATGGACAAGAGTTCTGTGACTGAGAGGATACTAAATCTTACCTTGGAGATCCTCTACCTGTTGACTGGAGAG GATTATACCCCTTCAAAGAAGTCTGAGGAGAAGGAGTCCATCACAGTGACTTCTCCTCACTCATTGGTACGTGAGCAGAAAATCCTCAAACTCGCCAACAGGATCATTcatctgctgactggagag GTTCCTATAAGATGTCAGGATGTCacaatctatttctccatggaagaATGGGAGTACATAGAAGGACACAAGGAACAGTATGAGGACATTGTGGAGACCCACCAGACTCATATTTTATTGG aggagTCTAATAGCAAGAATACTCCAGAGAGATGCCCTAGACCTCTTCATGATGAGGAGGATGTCAAAAAGGAAAATGAGAACACCTTAGCAGATTACAAG GAGGGTGATCTGAATATTGTGCTGATGGATATTGATCCAGAGAATgaagatgaactactagataggaagATTAAGGAAGAAAAAATACCTATTGGAATCAGCATGG ATGGAGTTGGGAGCAACATTAATGTTGGTTCGACTTCACGATGTGAAATGGAAGATGAAGGTGTGACACACAATTCCACGAACTGTATTCTAGCAAACACAAGTTCACCATTGACCAATGGATCTACTGATTCGTCCAAACATAAAGAACATGTTCCTGAGGTTGTTAAAATTAAAGTAGGATACAGGAATGACTATAAGCATACGTGTTctgaatgtggcaaatgttttaccAAAAAAGacaaattcattattcacatgagagtccacactggggagaagccatattcctgtCCTGAGTGTGGAAAACGCTTTACACAAAAAGCCAACCTGATGGCTCACCAGAAGACTCACACAGGTGAAAGGCCATTTTCATGCACAGAGTGTGGCAAAGACTTTACATGTAAATCAACCCTTGTTAAACACTGGAGAatccacacaggtgagaagcctttcTCATGTTCCgattgtggaaaatgttttacctacAAATCCCATCTTTTAgaacaccaaagaattcacacaggtgaaAAGCCATTTACGTGTACTGAGTGTGGCAAATCCTTCAGACACAAGTCCCATGTCATTGGGCACCAGCGAGTCCACACCGGTGAGAAGCCCTTCACTTGCTTAaagtgtggtaaatgttttacacaAGAATCAAGTCTGGTGTATCATCAGAGGATCCACACTGGAGAGAAACCATTTAGCTGCCCTGAATGCGGAAAGTCCTTCACCTATAAATCTACTCTTGTGAAACACCTAGTAATCCATTCTGGAGAAAAACCATATTCTTGTTTGCACTGTGAGAAGAGTTTTACCCAGAAATGCATACTAAACGAGCATCAGAAAAACCACACAGGAGAACGTCCATTTATGTGTTCTGTATGCGGTAGAGCATTTACCCGAAAGTCAAATATGTTGAaacatcagatcacccacacaggggagaagccgtacacttgtgcagaatgtgggaataaCTTCACGCAGAAGGCAAGCCTTGTCAAACACCAGAAGCTTCACCCAACTCAAAACCCAAATTAG